The DNA window ATCGCCAATTTCTGTTCGAAGAAGCTCGTCTTCCGCATGCTGAGCCTGCACGACATGGACCGCACGACTGATGCCAGGCGCAAGGCGCATCTGGAGCGCGTCCACAAGGCGCTCGCTGAAGTCTGATTATTCAAAGTCCGACAGGAACTTCTTCAGTAGTCGGTCGAACGCGGCCTTATCCTCGGCCGTCAGGTTGCGCGTCAGCCGCTGCTGATTGGCGACATGGGCGCCGACCGCCTCTTCGACAGTCGCAAGCCCCTTCTCCGTCAGCGCAATCAGCACACTGCGCCGATCCTGCGGATTGACGATACGCTCGACCAGGCCCGCCTTCTCCAACTGGTCGATCCTGTTCGTCATTGTGCCGGAGCTGACCATCGTCATTTCCAGGAGCTCGCCCGGCGAAAGCCGATGAGGTGCGCCGGAGCGGCGAAGTGTGGCCAGCACGTCGAAGGCCGAGGTGGAAAGCCCGTGTGTCATGAGCACGGCTTCGACTTCGCGGCCGAGATGGGTGCCGAGGCGCTTCAGGCGTCCGAGGATGCCCATCGGTTCGACGTCGAGATCCGGCCGCTCGCGCCGCCATTGCGCCAGAATCCTGTCGACATGATCCTGCTTCTGTTCGCTCATGCCACATCGATATCATCAGATATCTTGACGTCAAGATAAAAAGCTCTATGCTGGATTTATCTTGAAGTAGAGATTCTTGATATGAAGACAAATGCTCGCTATCTCGCCGATGTGCTGACCACCGCTGTCGCCCCCGCCATTTGGGGCAGCACCTATTTCGTCACCACATCCTTCTTGCCCCAGGGCTATCCGTTGACGGTTGCTCTGCTGCGCGCCCTGCCGGCGGGCCTGCTTCTGCTGCTGATTGTCCGGAAGCTGCCGACGGGCGTGTGGTGGGGCCGCGCCTTCATTCTCGGCGCGCTGAACTTCTCGTTCTTCTGGGCGATGCTCTTCGTCTCGGCCTACAGGCTGCCGGGCGGCGTTGCCGCAACCGTCGGCGCCGTGCAGCCGCTGATCGTCATCGCGCTGTCGCGAGTTTTTCTCGGCAAGCCGATCCAGCCGCTGGCCGTGGTGGCAGGATTCGTCGGCATGGTCGGCGTCGGGCTGCTGGTGTTGACGCCAAAGGCGGCGCTCGATTCCATCGGTGTCGCCGCAGGCCTTGCTGGCGCCGTCTCGATGGCGTTCGGCACGGTGCTAGCACGGCGCTGGGCACCGCCGGTCTCAAATCTTACCTTCACCGCCTGGCAACTGACGGCGGGCGGCATCCTTCTGGTGCCTTTCGCCCTTCTGCTCGAACCGGCGCTGCCGATGCCGACCGCCGCAAACCTTGCCGGCATCGCCTATCTTGGCTTGATCGGCGCAGCCTTCACCTATCTGCTCTGGTTCCGCGGCCTGTCGCGCATCGAGCCGTCGGCGATCTCTTCGCTCGGCTTTCTGAGCCCTGTGGTCGCGACCCTGCTCGGCTGGCTGGCGCTTAGCCAGAGCCTGACGCCGGTACAGATCGCCGGCTTCGCCATGGTGCTTGCCGGCGTCTGGCTCAGTCAGCGCACGATGATGCCGCTCAGGCCCATTCGCCCTGCCGCATCACCGGAACCCGCGAACCGTCCGGTGTGATACCGTCGATGTCGACCTTGTCCGAGCCAATCATCCAGTCGATGTGGATCAGGCTGGAATTGCCACCCTGCGCCTTGATCTGCTCCTGGCTGAGGGCCGCGCCGTTGAGGAAGCACTTGGAATAGCACTGGCCGAGCGCGATGTGACAGGAGGCGTTTTCGTCGAAAAGCGTGTTGTAGAACAGGATGCCGCTCGCCGAGATCGGTGAGGAATGCGGCACAAGCGCCACCTCGCCGAGCCGGCGCGCGCCCTCGTCGGTATCGAGCACCTTGTTCAAGACCTCTTCGCCGCGTGACGCCTTAGCCTCGACGATCCGCCCGCCTTCGAAACGCACCCGGATATTGTCGATCAGCGTGCCCTGGTGCGACAGCGGTTTGGTGCTCGACACATGGCCTTCGACCCGCAAGGCATGCGGCGTGGTGAAGACCTCTTCGGTCGGAATATTCGGGTTGCAGGTGATGCCGTTCTTGGCCGTGGATGCGCCGCCGTGCCATTCATGCCCGTCGGCGAGGCCGACTGTCAGATCGGTGCCCGGTCCCTGGAAATGCAGCGAGGCGAAGCGCTCGCCGTTCAGCCAGGCGGAGCGCTTGGCGAGAGTGGCATTGTGTTCCGCCCAGGCAGCGACGGGGTCATTGAGATCGACGCGCGAGGCCGCAAAGATCGCCTTGGCAAGCTTGGCGATCGCCATCGGTTCGGGATCGTCGGGGAAGACCACCTTCGCCCAAGAGGGGTTGGGATAGGAGACGATGTTCCAGTTGATGTCGAAATTCGAAATTTTCTCCAGCGCCGGCTTGTATGCTGTGGATGTGGCGCGATTGGCGCGGCCGACCTTGCCGGGATCCTGCTCGGCAAGCAGCATAGGATTGTCGCCCGCGACCGCCAGACGGGCCGCTCCATTGGCATAGGCCTTGGCCATGCCCTCGTAGAGCCAGTCGGAGGCGCGATCGAAACTCTCGTCGCTGCCATATTGGAAGCGCGCAAGCGTCGTTTCCTCGTCGGAATAGAAGGTGCTCACCAGCCCGGCCCCGGCCTGATAGGCGTGTTTGGTGATGAAACGAACGAGCGGCAGCGCCACGACAGGCGCGGTTATCACCAGATCCTGGCCCTTCTGCAGCTGCAACCCGACCTTGACGGCGACTTCCGCGAGCTTCTCGAGCTTGACGGGGTCAACGGTGTTCTGGCTCTGGGGCACGAAAGTCATGGTTCAACCTGCCTTTGTCATCGAGGTAAGGCTGAAAGACTTAGACCCGTTTGCGGCGAAAATGAAGCGCGCCGCTGCCGATTTGAAAGCCGCGGAGCGCGATGCCCGACCGCTTTCACCATGACGTCTCAGGCGGCGGCAGGCAGCCTGAGCAGGATCGACTTATGCTTGTCGAGAAACTCCATCAGCCGCTGCGGATAGTCCTCGCCGACGGCGACCTGCACGCTCCGGCGCTCGCCGAGCGCTCTCCGCCAGCGCGTCACCCGCTCAAGCCCGTCGAAAATGCCGCTATCTCCCAGCTTGTCGAATACATCGAAATACCGAAAGACCGGCGCGAAGACGGCGTCGACGAGGCTGAAGCTGCTGCCGGAAAAATAAGGTCCATCCGCGAGTGCTCCTTCGAGCGTCGTGAACTTGTCGGTGAGCGCCTTGCGCTTGGCCTCCAGCTGCTCCACCTCCGTTGCCGTTTCATAGCCCCAGAGATCGGAAAGCACGGACGATCCGAATTCCATCCATCCGCGATGGCGGCCGCGGGTAAGCGGATCTGCGGGATGCAGGGCGGATCCCGCCTGCGTCTCCTCCAGATATTCGCAGATGACGCTGCTTTCGAAGAGAACGGCCTCGCTGCCATCCTCTTCTTCGATCCTGAGCAGCGGCACTTTGCCGAGCGGCGAGATCTGCAGGAACCAGTCCGGCTTATTGGCAAGGTCGATGTTGACGCGCTCGAAGGCCACCCCCTTTTCGAGAAGCGCGATCGCGGCGCGCTGCACATAGGGGCAGAGATGGTGGCTGATGAGTGTAAGCCTGCTCATGAACGTCTCCTCGCAGTCTAAGTAGATGCATATGCATATAATATTGCTTGCGGCTTCGTTCAAGATAAATGTATCTGCATCTATGACGGAAAAGACACCGAAGCCGAGCGAAGCCGCCACCTCTGCCTGGACCAGCATCATGCGCGCCCGTGAACGGCTGCTCGCGGCGATCGAGACCGATCTGAAAGCGGCCGGCATGCCGCCGCTTGCCTGGTATGACGTGCTTTGGGAACTGGCGCGCTCGAAAGACGGCAGGCTGCGGCCTTACGAGATCGAGGAGCGGACATTGCTGGCGCAGTATAATCTGTCCCGGCTGATCGACCGGCTGGAAAGAGAGGGCCTGGTCCGGCGCGAGGTCTTCGCCGAGGATGGCCGCGGCCGCTGGGTTGTGATTACCGATGCCGGCCGAACGCTTCGCACGCGGATGTGGACTGTCTATGCGGCAGCGATTGACGCCCATGTCGGCAGCAAGCTTGCCGACGACGAGGCGAAGGCGATTTCCGGTCTGCTCGCTCGTTTCCTCTGATCAGGCGATCAATGGCGCACCCATCGCTTTCAACACCTTCAGCGCATCCTTCGGATCGAGCCGCACCTGCAGCCCGCGCTGTCCGCCATTAATATAGACCAGCGGTTCGGCGAGAGCGGTTTCTTCGATCGCCGTCGGCACGGCCTTCCTCTGGCCGAAGGGGCTGATGCCGCCGACATGGTAGCCCGTCAGCCGCTCGGCATCGGCGGGCTTCATCATACTGGCCGACTTGCCGCGAAAGGCGCTGGCGAGCTTCTTCATGCTGACTTCGCGATCTGACGGCACCACGACGCAGACAGCTTTGCCGTCGACCTCGGCCATCAGCGTCTTCAGCACCCGCTGCGGCGCTTCGCCCAAGGCTTCCGCCGCCTGCAGCCCGACGCGCTCAGCGCCCGGATCATAATCATAGGTGTGGATGGTGAAGGCAATGCCTGCCTGGGAAAGAACCTGTGTCGCGCGCGTGGTCTTGGACATTTCGGCGCCTGTCAGTCTTCGAATGTGCCGGCATAAATCTGCGGCTTGAACCCGATCACCAGCTTGTCCTCGGTCTCCAGCACCGGCCGCTTGATCATCGACGGCTGGTCGAGCATCAGCGCGATCGCCTTTTCCCGGTTCAGGTTCTCGCGCTCGGCATCGGGCAGTTTGCGAAAGGTGGTGCCGGCGCGGTTGAGCACCGTATCAAGGCCGGCCTTGTCGATCCAGGCTTCGAGATGGGCGCGGTCGATGCCGAGCGCCTTGTAATCGTGAAACTCATAGGCGACGCCGTGCTCTTCCAGCCAGCTGCGGGCTTTCTTCATCGTGTCGCAATTCTTGATGCCATAGATGGTGACGGCCATGCCCGATCAGTCTCCCTGTGACGGCAGCGGGATAGCATGCGGAAGGGCCGGCGCAAACGCCGCGCGGCATTTATCCCCGGTAGCGCCTGCTCAACTCTCCAGCGTGCCGGCCTTGCGTGCGGCCCTACTGGGCCTGGCGCAGACGATCTTCATCAGGTCGTCGCGCCGGCGCACCAGCCGATCCGAGGTTCGGGTCAGGATCAGCCCTTCCTGCGGCGCATGCAGGTCGATGCTGCCGTCAGTCTGACCCGGCCGGGTGACGATCGTCGCCAAAAGCTCGCCCTCAGCAACCCTGTCGCCGATGGTGCGATGGAACAGCACGGCGCCGCCTTCGGGAGCGCGGATGATTTCCACATTGTCCAGCGGCACGGCGGGACCGGCGAACACGGCCGGCGCCCTTCTTTCGTCGCTAACGATCCCCCGTGCGGCGAGGAAGCGCCAGAGCCCGTCCGCATCCCGCTTCGCCAGCAGCGGATCGACGTCGCGCTTACCGCGCAGTTCGACCGTTACCGAAAGCCTTCCCGGCAGCCGGGATTGTCGTTCGCCGGGAACCTCATATTTCCACGCAAAACCGACGGCCTCCTCGAAGGCCGAGCTTTCGCCATCCGAAAGCAGCACCGCCTCCATGTCGAGTGCGGCGGCAAGATCGGCGGCCTCCGGCCAGAAGGCCTCATCGATATAGGCATATTGCAACGATTCGTCGTCGCAGTGCAGATCGAGGACCAGATCGGCGCCGAGCGCCATGTCCAGGAGTTGACGCTTCAGCTGCTCGGTAGCCGGATAATCATCGAGGTCTTCCGTCAGCATTGCCCGATCGGCAACGGTAATCAGCGGAAAATCCCGATTGAAATTGGTGCGCGAGCCGAGATCGAAACGGCCCTGCAATTCGCCGAAATGCGATTGCGCCGCGCCGATCGGGTTGGCCTGCGGCACGATGGTGATGTCGCCCGCGACTGCGCCTTCGCCTTCCGCCTGCCGCAGACGCTCGCAGAGGAAGTGCAGAAGAGCGGTTCCCGGCAGTTCGCCGGCATGAAGTGCCGCCTGGATATAGGTCTTTGGCGCCTTCGGATCACGGCCAGCAAAACGCAGCACCGGTAGCCGCCACTCTATTCCCGGCGTATCGCCTGGGATGATGATCTCCGAGACGTCCATGCTTTCCTTGCTCCGCGTTCACCAGCCCGACGGGCTCCAGCTTTATGCCCGGAAATCCGGCGAGCGCAAGCCTCGCCGGCATCCTTGCCTCAACCGGGGCGAAGCCCGAAGCAAAGCAAATTGCCGCTGTTGTTGATCTTGTCCCGCCGCCCGAGGCTCCTGAGAGCATGCACGAAACCAAAAATCGCCTGGGCTCCCAAGCCCTGAGGCCCGCTCCGCTGTCCCGAGCCGCCAGGATATTATGGAGGATGAGAGCTTAAGAACAAAAAACGAACGATTTGCGCAAGAAACGGGTTGAAACGAGGGCCTCTCCATACGATCCTTTGGGAGGTCGAAAACGCGGAGGCTGTGTCATGGCAGAGACAAGGCGCCACTATCTCATCTTCGAAACGGCGGGCGGTTTCTGCGGCATCGCCTGGAGCGACGCCGGCATCCTGCGATTCCAATT is part of the Rhizobium bangladeshense genome and encodes:
- a CDS encoding MarR family winged helix-turn-helix transcriptional regulator, encoding MSEQKQDHVDRILAQWRRERPDLDVEPMGILGRLKRLGTHLGREVEAVLMTHGLSTSAFDVLATLRRSGAPHRLSPGELLEMTMVSSGTMTNRIDQLEKAGLVERIVNPQDRRSVLIALTEKGLATVEEAVGAHVANQQRLTRNLTAEDKAAFDRLLKKFLSDFE
- a CDS encoding EamA family transporter; this translates as MKTNARYLADVLTTAVAPAIWGSTYFVTTSFLPQGYPLTVALLRALPAGLLLLLIVRKLPTGVWWGRAFILGALNFSFFWAMLFVSAYRLPGGVAATVGAVQPLIVIALSRVFLGKPIQPLAVVAGFVGMVGVGLLVLTPKAALDSIGVAAGLAGAVSMAFGTVLARRWAPPVSNLTFTAWQLTAGGILLVPFALLLEPALPMPTAANLAGIAYLGLIGAAFTYLLWFRGLSRIEPSAISSLGFLSPVVATLLGWLALSQSLTPVQIAGFAMVLAGVWLSQRTMMPLRPIRPAASPEPANRPV
- a CDS encoding aminopeptidase, whose amino-acid sequence is MTFVPQSQNTVDPVKLEKLAEVAVKVGLQLQKGQDLVITAPVVALPLVRFITKHAYQAGAGLVSTFYSDEETTLARFQYGSDESFDRASDWLYEGMAKAYANGAARLAVAGDNPMLLAEQDPGKVGRANRATSTAYKPALEKISNFDINWNIVSYPNPSWAKVVFPDDPEPMAIAKLAKAIFAASRVDLNDPVAAWAEHNATLAKRSAWLNGERFASLHFQGPGTDLTVGLADGHEWHGGASTAKNGITCNPNIPTEEVFTTPHALRVEGHVSSTKPLSHQGTLIDNIRVRFEGGRIVEAKASRGEEVLNKVLDTDEGARRLGEVALVPHSSPISASGILFYNTLFDENASCHIALGQCYSKCFLNGAALSQEQIKAQGGNSSLIHIDWMIGSDKVDIDGITPDGSRVPVMRQGEWA
- a CDS encoding glutathione S-transferase family protein, whose translation is MSRLTLISHHLCPYVQRAAIALLEKGVAFERVNIDLANKPDWFLQISPLGKVPLLRIEEEDGSEAVLFESSVICEYLEETQAGSALHPADPLTRGRHRGWMEFGSSVLSDLWGYETATEVEQLEAKRKALTDKFTTLEGALADGPYFSGSSFSLVDAVFAPVFRYFDVFDKLGDSGIFDGLERVTRWRRALGERRSVQVAVGEDYPQRLMEFLDKHKSILLRLPAAA
- a CDS encoding MarR family winged helix-turn-helix transcriptional regulator; the encoded protein is MTEKTPKPSEAATSAWTSIMRARERLLAAIETDLKAAGMPPLAWYDVLWELARSKDGRLRPYEIEERTLLAQYNLSRLIDRLEREGLVRREVFAEDGRGRWVVITDAGRTLRTRMWTVYAAAIDAHVGSKLADDEAKAISGLLARFL
- the ybaK gene encoding Cys-tRNA(Pro) deacylase: MSKTTRATQVLSQAGIAFTIHTYDYDPGAERVGLQAAEALGEAPQRVLKTLMAEVDGKAVCVVVPSDREVSMKKLASAFRGKSASMMKPADAERLTGYHVGGISPFGQRKAVPTAIEETALAEPLVYINGGQRGLQVRLDPKDALKVLKAMGAPLIA
- a CDS encoding ArsC family reductase, which encodes MAVTIYGIKNCDTMKKARSWLEEHGVAYEFHDYKALGIDRAHLEAWIDKAGLDTVLNRAGTTFRKLPDAERENLNREKAIALMLDQPSMIKRPVLETEDKLVIGFKPQIYAGTFED
- a CDS encoding succinylglutamate desuccinylase/aspartoacylase domain-containing protein, with product MDVSEIIIPGDTPGIEWRLPVLRFAGRDPKAPKTYIQAALHAGELPGTALLHFLCERLRQAEGEGAVAGDITIVPQANPIGAAQSHFGELQGRFDLGSRTNFNRDFPLITVADRAMLTEDLDDYPATEQLKRQLLDMALGADLVLDLHCDDESLQYAYIDEAFWPEAADLAAALDMEAVLLSDGESSAFEEAVGFAWKYEVPGERQSRLPGRLSVTVELRGKRDVDPLLAKRDADGLWRFLAARGIVSDERRAPAVFAGPAVPLDNVEIIRAPEGGAVLFHRTIGDRVAEGELLATIVTRPGQTDGSIDLHAPQEGLILTRTSDRLVRRRDDLMKIVCARPSRAARKAGTLES